The following are encoded in a window of Ogataea parapolymorpha DL-1 chromosome VII, whole genome shotgun sequence genomic DNA:
- a CDS encoding Ribose-phosphate pyrophosphokinase 1, whose product MSSNSIKLLASDTQRNLAELVAKRLGLSLTPVDIKRDSNKEVSFSIGESIRDEDIYIIMQIGSGIVNDKVLELLIMINACKTASARRITAVLPNFPYARQDRKDKSRAPITAKLMADMLTSAGCDHVITMDLHASQIQGFFDVPVDNLYAEPSVVRYIREKLDVKNAIIVSPDAGGAKRAAGLADRLDLNFALIHKERARANEVSRMVLVGDVTGKTCIIVDDMADTCGTLAKAAEVLLENGAKEVIAIVTHGILSGNAIANINKSKLERVVCTNTVPFEEKLKLCPKLDTIDVSGVLAEAIRRLHNGESISFLFRNAPY is encoded by the exons atgtccTCTAATTCGATTAAGTTGCTAGCCAGTGATACCCAGAGAAATCTGGCGGAGCTTGTGGCGAAGCG CTTGGGGCTCTCGCTGACCCCTGTGGACATCAAGCGTGATTCCAACAAGGAAGTGTCTTTCTCCATTGGAGAGTCCATCAGAGACGAAGATATCTACATTATAATGCAAATCGGGTCAGGAATTGTCAACgacaaggttttggagctgctgatcaTGATCAACGCCTGCAAAACTGCCTCTGCGAGAAGAATCACTGCTGTTCTGCCAAACTTCCCTTACGCCAGACAGGACAGAAAGGACAAGAGCCGTGCGCCTATTACGGCCAAGTTGATGGCAGACATGCTGACGAGTGCCGGATGTGACCACGTGATCACCATGGATCTGCATGCTTCACAGATTCAAGGTTTCTTTGACGTGCCCGTTGACAATCTCTATGCAGAGCCTTCTGTGGTTCGGTATATTCGAGAGAAACTGGATGTCAAGAACGCTATTATTGTGTCTCCAGATGCGGGAGGAGCCAAGCGTGCTGCTGGGCTTGCCGATCGTCTGGACCTGAACTTCGCTCTTATACACAAGGAACGCGCCAGAGCCAACGAGGTGAGTCGCATGGtccttgttggagacgTAACCGGCAAGACCTGTATTATTGTGGACGACATGGCCGACACCTGCGGAACTCTGGCCAAGGCTGCCGAGgttctgctggaaaacggAGCCAAGGAGGTCATTGCTATTGTGACACACGGAATATTGAGCGGAAATGCCATCGCaaacatcaacaagtccaAGCTCGAACGAGTTGTGTGTACCAACACCGTGCCGTTTgaagaaaaattaaagCTTTGTCCAAAGCTTGACACCATCGATGTCTCCGGTGTCTTGGCCGAAGCCATCAGACGTTTGCATAACGGAGAGAGTATATCTTTCCTTTTCCGCAATGCTCCCTATTAG
- a CDS encoding putative uncharacterized hydrolase, whose product MGPPKQVKACLFDMDGLLIDSESVYTVSISDILINRFNIPGGLTWDVKMKLQGLPGPQASQTVIDEYKLEGITAQELYEWTSRKQAELWPKVQFLPGALDLIKKLAAKGIPMVVCTSSHKDKYYMKTAHLQEGFKHFELVITGDNPVIAGKGKPLPFIWWLGLSELNDKLRSEGRIQEDIKIEEVLIFEDAVPGLISGKRAGGYVIWVPDPHVLEMTKPDELLDNGAKGELLSSLEEFDLAKYNLE is encoded by the coding sequence ATGGGGCCTCCAAAACAGGTGAAAGCCTGTCTTTTTGACATGGACGGTCTTCTCATAGACTCTGAATCCGTCTACACTGTGTCCATTTCCGACATATTGATCAATAGGTTCAACATTCCAGGCGGTCTAACCTGGGACGTAAAGATGAAACTCCAGGGTCTTCCAGGACCACAGGCATCCCAGACGGTGATCGATGAGTACAAGCTCGAGGGCATTACTGCCCAGGAGCTGTATGAGTGGACTTCAAGAAAACAGGCAGAATTATGGCCCAAGGTACAATTTCTACCAGGAGCTCTAGATCTGATTAAGAAGCTCGCAGCCAAGGGGATTCCCATGGTTGTGTGCACTTCCTCCCACAAAGACAAGTATTATATGAAAACTGCCCATTTACAAGAGGGCTTCAAGCACTTTGAGCTCGTGATCACGGGGGACAACCCTGTCATTGCAGGTAAAGGCAAGCCTCTTCCATTTATCTGGTGGTTGGGGCTGTCAGAGCTGAATGACAAGTTGCGCAGCGAGGGCCGTATTCAGGAGGATATCAAAATCGAGGaggttttgatttttgagGACGCGGTTCCAGGCTTGATCTCCGGTAAGCGTGCTGGTGGATACGTGATCTGGGTGCCTGATCCGCATGTTCTAGAGATGACCAAACCGGACGAGCTGTTGGATAATGGTGCAAAGGGAGAGCTTCTGAGCAGTTTGGAGGAATTCGACCTTGCCAAATATAATTTAGAGTGA
- a CDS encoding E3 ubiquitin ligase, with protein sequence MPIPDFYQNLTEYNDIISNSTIHPGNVTDEQGLIEITLHNFNYTPESKDTTAVSMSVKLSDLNEQHDHNLRLQGAYHQETGNLVAVSNSGKFNGIYGLPHLNLEDGRYFNQTRVLMESSVNRTDIDSLDMSYLEDLLGKSANCEYIAYMHFEATNLTSEELEVIDTELETPLGRPHRPIPKINLVSGLLYSPDCGLSIRVNKAVGPRDEVQQNQIKNVLLFGILLMSAQIWLFIKQMGSTNTPSTMSCISFWSVATINLVDGSLSMISLLCSLVMDSLYIQFAVCAFLAFTCSSIFEMRYMILIYAAQINERNISWRTAFQGTPIDERENNTENTQPNQPNPVTAQDEQAISGQLYMRFFFSLIVFSFLVLNVTLWPKPQRVGFEYLIGLLMNSFWIPQIYRNVIRGSRRSFRKDFIIGTSIIRLLPIMYVTMFKNPFYHHKDYKLVTLLTLWLALQIFMLYLQELLGPRFFLPDKYLPKTYDYHPVLSFDDLENSFNVDHEVVDSSHSHSRCKIDCTICMNSFEVPVLHSGHDKEDNSSIGLMARRSYMVTPCRHIFHTECLENWMKYKLQCPVCRNSLPPL encoded by the coding sequence ATGCCCATACCTGACTTTTACCAGAACTTGACGGAATACAACGACATTATTAGCAACTCTACAATCCATCCCGGGAACGTCACAGATGAGCAGGGCCTTATTGAAATCACTCTGCACAACTTCAACTACACTCCAGAAAGCAAAGACACCACCGCCGTGAGCATGAGTGTTAAACTGAGCGATCTGAACGAACAACATGACCACAATCTGCGGCTCCAAGGAGCGTACCATCAGGAAACAGGAAATTTGGTCGCCGTCTCGAATTCGGGCAAGTTCAACGGAATCTATGGTCTGCCGCATCTGAACCTTGAAGATGGCCGCTATTTCAACCAGACAAGGGTGCTGATGGAGAGTAGTGTCAACCGCACAGATATCGACTCGCTGGACATGTCCTATCTCGAAGACCTGCTCGGGAAGAGCGCCAATTGCGAATACATAGCATATATGCATTTTGAGGCCACCAACCTAACTTCAGAGGAACTTGAGGTGATTGACACCGAGCTCGAGACCCCATTGGGACGACCACATAGACCTATACCCAAAATCAATCTGGTTTCTGGTCTCTTGTACTCGCCAGACTGCGGTTTGTCGATCCGGGTGAACAAGGCCGTGGGACCGCGCGACGAGGTCCAACAGaaccagatcaaaaacgttCTTCTTTTCGGGATTTTGCTGATGAGTGCTCAGATTTGGCTATTCATCAAACAGATGGGCTCCACAAACACTCCGTCCACGATGTCATGCATCTCATTCTGGTCGGTTGCCACCATCAACCTTGTCGACGGgtcgttgtcgatgatCTCACTTTTGTGCTCGCTTGTGATGGACTCGCTCTACATCCAGTTTGCCGTTTGTGCTTTTCTGGCCTTCACCTGTTCGTCTATATTTGAGATGAGATATATGATACTCATTTACGCAGCACAGATCAACGAAAGGAACATCAGCTGGAGAACCGCTTTCCAGGGCACCCCGATAGACGAGCGCGAAAATAATACCGAGAACACACAACCGAACCAACCCAATCCCGTGACCGCCCAAGACGAACAGGCCATCAGCGGCCAGCTGTACATGCgcttctttttttctctaATTGTGTTTTCCTTCCTGGTGCTGAACGTGACACTATGGCCGAAACCGCAGCGTGTCGGCTTTGAGTACTTGATCGGACTCCTGATGAATTCATTTTGGATCCCGCAAATTTATCGGAACGTGATCAGAGGTTCCAGACGGTCTTTCAGAAAAGATTTTATAATAGGCACCTCCATCATCAGACTCCTGCCAATAATGTACGTCACGATGTTCAAGAACCCATTCTATCACCACAAGGATTACAAGCTTGTCACATTGCTGACTCTTTGGCTGGCATTACAGATATTCATGCTGTACCTACAGGAGCTGCTGGGGCCTCGCTTTTTCCTCCCAGACAAATATCTTCCCAAGACTTACGATTACCACCCAGTTCTTTCGTTCGACGATCTCGAAAACTCGTTCAATGTGGACCACGAGGTTGTTGACTCGTCACATTCACACTCGAGATGCAAGATAGATTGTACCATTTGTATGAACTCCTTCGAGGTTCCTGTTCTCCATAGCGGTCACGATAAGGAGGACAACAGCAGCATCGGTCTGATGGCTCGTCGCTCCTACATGGTGACGCCCTGCAGACATATTTTCCACACCGAATGTCTGGAGAATTGGATGAAGTACAAACTACAATGTCCCGTTTGCAGAAATAGTCTGCCACCCTTGTAA
- a CDS encoding Methylsterol monooxygenase — MNSTLIGTAREVFEHHPDLTVLEKLWKSWYDYMDNDVLATGLLFFLTHEIVYFGRCIPWMVIDKIPYFRRWKIQPSYVPSEKEQWECLKSVLRSHFLVEALPIWTFHPMCQKLGISVAVPFPSWTKMCLEFCLFFVLEDFWHYWAHRLFHYGPFYKYVHKQHHRYSAPFGLTAEYAHPIEVMSLGFGTIGFPIIYAYFTRDLHLFTITCWVCLRLFQAVDAHSGYDFPWSLHHFIPFWAGAEHHDLHHHYFIGNYASSFRWWDYTLDTEAGPEAKKQREQRWKEKEEKKLQKHLLKEKLQ; from the coding sequence ATGAACTCAACACTTATTGGAACAGCCCgcgaggtgtttgagcacCACCCAGACCTCACAGTGCTCGAGAAACTATGGAAATCATGGTACGATTATATGGATAACGATGTTCTTGCTACCGGCttgcttttcttcctcACACACGAAATTGTCTATTTTGGAAGATGCATACCGTGGATGGTGATTGACAAGATTCCATACTTCCGTCGCTGGAAGATCCAGCCGAGCTATGTGCCTTCTGAAAAGGAGCAATGGGAGTGTCTCAAGTCTGTGCTACGCTCTCATTTTTTGGTCGAGGCTCTTCCAATCTGGACGTTCCATCCAATGTGTCAAAAATTAGGCATTAGTGTTGCCGTCCCATTTCCGTCCTGGACGAAAATGTGCCTCGAGTTTTGTCTGTTCTTTGTGCTCGAGGATTTCTGGCATTACTGGGCTCACAGACTGTTCCATTATGGTCCTTTTTACAAATatgtccacaaacagcacCACAGATACTCTGCACCATTTGGTCTCACCGCTGAGTATGCTCATCCAATTGAGGTGATGTCGCTTGGCTTTGGAACCATCGGCTTCCCTATCATATATGCCTACTTTACGCGAGACCTTCATCTGTTCACCATTACCTGCTGGGTTTGCTTACGTTTATTCCAGGCGGTTGATGCACATTCCGGCTACGACTTCCCATGGTCATTGCACCATTTCATTCCCTTCTGGGCTGGTGCAGAGCACCACGATCTTCATCACCACTACTTCATAGGCAACTACGCCTCGTCTTTCCGGTGGTGGGACTACACTTTGGATACCGAGGCCGGTCCAGAGGCAAAGAAACAGCGCGAACAGAGAtggaaggagaaggaggagaaaaagctccagaagcATTTGCTGAAAGAAAAGCTCCAGTAA
- a CDS encoding 60S ribosomal protein L20-A codes for MSRLYEYQVIGRKLPTESVPEPKLYRMRIFAPNDVVAKSRYWYFLQKLHKVKKASGEIVSLNVISETHPTKVKNFGIWIRYDSRSGTHNMYKEYRDVSRVGAVETMYADLAARHRARFRSIHILKVVELEKTDDVKRQYIRQFLTKDLKFPLPHRVTKPAKLYSAKRPTTFY; via the coding sequence ATGTCCCGTCTTTACGAATACCAGGTTATCGGCAGAAAGCTGCCTACCGAGTCCGTGCCGGAGCCAAAGTTGTACAGAATGAGAATCTTTGCTCCTAACGACGTTGTCGCCAAGTCGAGATACTGGTACTTCttgcaaaaattgcacaAGGTCAAGAAGGCCTCTGGTGAAATCGTTTCCCTCAACGTCATCAGCGAGACTCACCCAACCAAGGTCAAGAACTTCGGCATCTGGATCAGATACGACTCCAGATCTGGAACTCACAACATGTACAAGGAATACAGAGACGTTAGCAGAGTCGGTGCTGTCGAGACCATGTATGCTGACCTTGCTGCCAGACACAGAGCCAGATTTAGATCTATCCACATCTTGAAGGTTGTCGAGCTTGAGAAGACCGACGATGTCAAGAGACAGTACATCAGACAATTCTTGACCAAGGACCTCAAGTTCCCATTGCCTCACAGAGTCACCAAGCCTGCCAAGCTTTACTCGGCCAAGCGTCCAACCACTTTCTATTAG
- a CDS encoding Rho-type GTPase-activating protein 1: protein MDNTNKCKNCQSSITEGQAYELGGERWHIECFRCSKCDKELGVNSNFLMLGTGSLVCSECSYSCKSCGKKIYDMAILTGDQAYCANCFKCKACKRPIEDLRYARTSKGLFCMPCHHKLVERKRKYEAVKSRNFGSSLEPHSSADTVPSDEKRQIYDDLADSKPLSATEKVQVTSPPKVTKSPVLQKVEGSPVTIQRESQEELLTIPLRSPNRNLRSPNIQPVAAFTSPKVDDFAEINMMTPTPLKADRSPITLTGVVSPGNRNAFIFEQEPEPESFVDLSDDDDDTDESDEPPKEVPNPMRSPSKKPPSGTIPHTPERQSSSPYKGLNISGLQLADDDQRQQEPAVEVSRDKENTGFHSRKSSGGFSRSLSIKNVFHRHKKSNSGAGLEKAKTQALRDASSPPMDQEELLKTPDFGSPMLSHKRTQSDLTTNPFSLHLRSRSDVVYEENQPESQILQVDKQLKQLKSELVSLTSAKANLMRDIQSLTAEKSGLEEDIAVLREQKEKLETDTVAESKETESSDSPSFAQSDDTLPQLPSKIALQSRKMSSTEELGDKPRKGGFIRRIFGANGTQTSQQNNYVIGSPSVQDIGSPKNFRQMDDSFNTSQEDIEESKPVSGLSAMIKSRSSNFLRGNAYPLGKSLYQCTLQERAELELRTVPFVFSCCLSEIEARGIREGIYRVSGSSLAIDKIEKYFETVEVSNEKDVSKAPSVLEGDINAVAGMLKRYLKKIPDPVIPFRNYEQFIEISKIQNEAGRFAGLKTLLNDLPEANFVVLLQLAKHMGVVARNSNITKMTYSSLATVFAPTLARDNTFNPQREILDNGAKTAVTEFLFRNHEDLFRRAVA from the coding sequence ATGGACAACACAAACAAGTGCAAAAATTGCCAGAGCTCCATTACAGAGGGCCAGGCATACGAGCTGGGCGGAGAGAGATGGCACATCGAGTGTTTCCGGTGCTCGAAGTgcgacaaggagctcgGAGTCAACTCGAACTTCCTTATGCTGGGAACGGGCTCGCTGGTGTGTTCGGAATGCTCCTATTCGTGTAAATCGTGCGGCAAGAAGATCTACGACATGGCGATCCTCACGGGCGACCAAGCGTACTGCGCCAACTGCTTCAAATGCAAGGCCTGCAAGAGACCTATCGAGGATCTGCGCTACGCGAGAACGTCCAAGGGTCTGTTTTGCATGCCGTGCcaccacaagctggtggagcGGAAACGCAAGTACGAGGCGGTCAAGTCGCGCAACTTTGGTTCCTCGCTAGAACCGCACTCATCCGCCGACACCGTGCCGTCTGACGAGAAGAGACAGATATACGATGATCTGGCCGACAGCAAGCCCCTTTCTGCCACAGAGAAGGTGCAAGTGAcgtctcctccaaaagtcACCAAAAGCCCCGTTCTACAGAAGGTGGAGGGGTCTCCCGTCACGATCCAGAGAGAGTCgcaggaggagctgctCACCATCCCGTTGCGTTCGCCAAATAGAAACCTGCGCTCTCCCAACATCCAGCCTGTGGCAGCGTTCACGTCGCCGAAAGTTGACGATTTCGCGGAAATCAACATGATGACGCCTACGCCGCTGAAAGCGGACCGGTCTCCGATTACATTGACGGGCGTTGTCTCACCTGGGAACAGAAAtgcatttatttttgagCAGGAGCCGGAACCTGAGTCGTTTGTCGATctgagcgacgacgacgacgataCTGACGAGTCGGACGAACCGCCCAAAGAGGTCCCCAACCCGATGCGCTCGCCAAGCAAGAAGCCTCCTAGCGGCACCATACCACACACACCTGAGAGACAGAGCTCGTCGCCGTACAAGGGGCTCAACATTTCCGGTCTGCAGCTGGCCGATGACGACCAGCGCCAGCAGGAGCCTGCCGTGGAAGTCAGCAGGGACAAGGAGAACACCGGGTTCCATTCGCGGAAGTCGTCAGGCGGTTTCAGTCGGTCGTTGTCCATCAAGAACGTTTTTCATAGAcacaagaagagcaacagcGGTGCCGGGttggaaaaggccaagacACAGGCTTTGCGCGACGCCAGCTCTCCCCCAATGGACcaggaagagctgctcaagacCCCAGACTTTGGCTCGCCAATGCTCAGCCACAAACGCACTCAATCAGACCTCACCACAAATCCGTTTTCTCTGCACCTGAGATCTCGCTCCGACGTCGTTTACGAGGAAAATCAGCCGGAGTCGCAAATACTCCAGGTGgacaagcagctcaaacagctcaagAGTGAACTAGTGTCTCTTACCAGTGCAAAGGCGAACTTGATGCGGGACATCCAGTCGCTGACTGCTGAGAAAAGCGGACTGGAGGAGGATATTGCTGTGTTGAGagaacagaaagaaaaatTGGAGACTGATACGGTGGCAGAGTCCAAGGAGACAGAATCAAGCGACTCGCCGTCATTTGCACAATCAGACGACACTCTGCCCCAGCTGCCGTCCAAGATCGCTCTGCAGTCCAGAAAAATGAGCTCGACAGAGGAACTAGGCGACAAGCCGAGAAAGGGAGGCTTTATCCGGCGGATATTTGGCGCAAATGGCACACAGACCTCGCAGCAGAACAACTACGTGATAGGGTCTCCGTCGGTCCAGGATATTGGGTCGCCAAAGAATTTCAGACAGATGGACGACTCTTTCAACACATCGCAGGAAGACATCGAAGAGAGTAAGCCTGTGAGCGGTCTTTCGGCGATGATCAAATCAAGATCGTCCAACTTCTTGCGCGGAAACGCGTATCCGTTGGGCAAGTCGTTGTACCAGTGCACTCTGCAGGAGCGtgccgagctggagctgcgAACGGTGCCGTTTGTATTCTCGTGCTGTTTGTCAGAGATCGAGGCTCGTGGAATACGGGAGGGAATCTACAGAGTCAGCGGATCGTCGCTTGCGATAGACAAGATTgagaaatattttgagaCTGTGGAAGTGTCCAACGAAAAGGACGTTAGCAAGGCCCCATCCGTCCTGGAAGGTGACATCAATGCTGTTGCGGGAATGCTAAAGAGATACCTGAAGAAGATTCCGGATCCCGTGATACCGTTCAGGAATTACGAGCAATTCATCGAGATCtccaagatccagaacgAAGCAGGCAGGTTTGCAGGGCTGAAaacgctgctcaacgaTCTGCCTGAGGCGAACTTTGTGGTGCTGTTGCAGCTAGCGAAACATATGGGCGTGGTGGCACGCAACTCCAATATCACGAAAATGACATACAGCTCGCTGGCCACGGTATTTGCACCCACTCTGGCTCGCGACAACACGTTCAATCCGCAGCGAGAGATCCTCGACAACGGAGCCAAGACCGCCGTGACGGAATTTCTGTTCCGCAACCACGAGGATCTCTTCAGACGAGCTGTGGCCTAG
- a CDS encoding U3 small nucleolar RNA-associated protein MPP10, protein MSLLEKLAEDPQSALISGLDETKLLTEAKQLIDPIAKQHSVLDEIYVDGLTPSQVWGQVKLVVEGVNERVWSDEWEDVEDEDEEEREEEEEEEERPVNIEGQEIASENENESDDSQSESDQSEVYESAQEGEGLGSDEEFFGNVSENGENESDTSVDVAPSKDAFGLNDQFFSIDDFNKQVMAMEEEQSEVDLDAEESSDEEIYHYDDFFKPQVDQKEQKEQKTAKPKQKAVSFDLQEEDYDAAFDSVMADFNNTNEQLSTFEKQQLKLQREIQELEAEAIKEKQWQMKGEVQAKQRDADALLDEELDFDRAAKPVPVITQETTETIEEIIKRRIRDEKFDELPKRVVSELADFRPSKKVEVSEEKSSKSLAELYEEEYLGKQDDAASAELKQAHNEISVLFDKLNHQLDSLCSAHFIPKPKERQLEVKVQTSTISMEDAQPLTMSDAQTLAPQEVYKPVSKVGKDEVLLKSGVVMSKAELSREEKQRLRRAKKRKQHNERREDSKKKRVGKAQQV, encoded by the coding sequence ATGAGTCTATTAGAAAAATTGGCCGAGGACCCTCAGAGCGCGCTTATTTCTGGGCTCGACGAGACAAAACTGCTAACCGAAGCAAAGCAACTTATAGATCCAATTGCCAAACAGCATTCTGTGCTAGACGAGATATATGTCGATGGGCTCACGCCGTCCCAAGTTTGGGGCCAGGTTaagcttgttgttgaggGAGTGAATGAGCGTGTTTGGAGCGACGAGTGGGAGGATGTtgaagatgaggacgaagaggaaagggaagaggaagaagaggaggaggagcgcCCTGTGAATATagaaggacaagaaatAGCATCcgagaacgagaacgaaTCTGATGACAGCCAGTCTGAGAGCGACCAGTCCGAGGTGTACGAAAGTGCCCAAGAAGGCGAAGGCCTTGGCTCTGATGAAGAATTTTTCGGGAACGTTTCTGAGAACGGCGAAAACGAATCTGATACCTCTGTCGATGTGGCTCCGTCCAAGGATGCGTTTGGGCTGAACGACCAGTTTTTCTCAATCGACgatttcaacaagcaggtGATGGCtatggaggaagagcagagCGAGGTCGATTTGGACGCTGAAGAGTCGTCTGACGAGGAAATATATCACTATGATGATTTCTTCAAACCGCAGGTGGATCaaaaggagcagaaggagcagaagacGGCCAAGCCGAAACAGAAAGCAGTTTCTTTTGATCTACAAGAGGAAGACTATGACGCCGCATTTGACTCTGTGATGGCCGATTTCAACAACACAAACGAGCAACTGAGCACCtttgaaaagcagcagctcaagtTGCAACGCGAGATacaggagctggaggccgaagctatcaaggaaaagcagTGGCAGATGAAGGGAGAGGTGCAGGCCAAGCAGAGAGACGCAGACGCACTTTTGGACGAAGAGCTCGACTTCGACAGGGCCGCCAAGCCGGTGCCTGTTATTACGCAGGAAACGACCGAAACAATcgaggaaatcatcaaaCGCCGCATTAGGGACGAGAAATTCGACGAACTCCCCAAACGGgttgtttctgagcttgCCGACTTCCGTCCGTCGAAGAAAGTCGAAGTGAGCGAAGAAAAGTCGAGCAAGTCTCTGGCAGAGCTGTACGAGGAGGAATACTTGGGCAAGCAGGACGATGCTGCGAGCGCTGAGCTGAAACAAGCACACAACGAGATTAGCGTGcttttcgacaagctgaaccACCAACTGGACTCGCTTTGCTCTGCGCACTTTATTCCAAAGCCTAAGGAAAGACAGCTGGAAGTCAAGGTGCAGACGTCGACGATCTCCATGGAGGACGCCCAGCCGCTGACGATGTCGGACGCACAAACACTGGCTCCTCAGGAGGTGTACAAGCCGGTGTCGAAGGTCGGAAaggacgaggtgctgctgaagTCTGGAGTGGTGATGTCAAAGGCGGAGCTCTCGAGGGAGGAGAAGCAGCGGCTGAGAAGAGCCAAGAAGCGGAAACAGCACAACGAGCGCAGAGAGGacagcaagaagaagcgtGTGGGGAAGGCCCAGCAGGTGTAA
- a CDS encoding Amino acid transporter, translating to MSVPNHSPSAKTTAYGAIPIPNRGNVPRRSMLFNSPLGSYKTPNSLSGFASSFHRAQSFRSVEPRFRASRSYFQDDEELIDPETMAPSALGHKISTVLQNKPISDSSVFDEAAIDDASFADHSYLDLSRTNSLHSYAASFLTADDSFAFRQVEDRDGKMVTMIAPRSTVPQTVFNSINVLIGIGLLALSKAMTYSGWYCGIALLVFSASITYWTATLLSRCMDTDPTLCTYADLGYKAFGTKGRLFISVLFSIELVGVGVSLIVLFADSLNALFPHISVVQFKLIAFCVLTPFSFLSLRVLSGISLLGITCTISLVITIVLIGLSKPESPGSLLHPMPTSLYPASLHNFLVSFGIILGPFGSHSLFPALKSDLAEPEKFQKCLSITYTVGFLADSTMAIAGFAMFGAGILNEITQSVLVTKGYPNFVYLLVSVCVSMVPIAKTPLNAMPVINILEFVMHVSPQQIDSPSFFQKLLRIAAKLLVNMLFVLIAIIYPEFDKIIGLSGASLCTIICIILPCAFYLRLCRPDNAWFYHAVIAAAAIVGVAATTAAITD from the coding sequence ATGTCTGTTCCAAACCACTCGCCCTCTGCGAAAACCACCGCGTACGGTGCGATCCCGATCCCGAACCGCGGCAACGTGCCTAGACGGTCGATGCTGTTCAATTCGCCGCTCGGGTCCTACAAGACCCCGAACTCGCTGTCTGGTTTTGCATCGTCGTTTCACCGTGCGCAGTCGTTCCGGTCGGTCGAGCCGCGGTTCAGGGCGTCGCGCTCGTACttccaggacgacgaggagctgatcgaccCAGAAACAATGGCCCCGTCCGCGCTGGGGCACAAGATCTCGACCGTGCTGCAAAACAAACCGATCTCCGACTCGTCTGTTTTCGACGAGGCTGCCATTGACGACGCCTCGTTTGCTGACCACAGCTACCTGGATCTCTCGCGGACCAACTCGCTGCACTCGTATGCGGCGTCGTTTCTCACCGCAGACGACTCGTTCGCATTCCGCCAGGTCGAGGACAGAGACGGCAAGATGGTGACGATGATCGCGCCGCGGTCGACCGTTCCGCAGACCGttttcaacagcatcaACGTGCTGATCGGCATCGGGCTGCTTGCATTGTCCAAGGCCATGACGTACTCGGGCTGGTACTGCGGAATTGCGCTTTTGGtgttttctgcctccaTTACTTACTGGACTGCCACGCTGCTCAGCAGATGCATGGACACGGACCCGACGCTGTGCACTTATGCCGACCTGGGCTACAAGGCGTTTGGAACGAAGGGCAGGCTCTTCATTTCGGTGCTTTTCTCCATAGAACTGGTCGGTGTCGGCGTGTCCTTGATTGTGCTATTTGCAGACTCGCTGAACGCGCTGTTCCCGCACATTTCGGTCGTCCAGTTCAAGCTCATTGCGTTCTGCGTGCTCACGCCGTTCTCGTTTCTCTCGTTGCGTGTGCTGAGCGGAATCAGCTTGCTGGGAATCACGTGTACCATTTCTCTGGTGATCACCATCGTCCTCATCGGGCTCTCCAAGCCAGAGAGTCCGGGCTCTTTGCTGCATCCCATGCCCACCAGCCTGTACCCGGCCTCGTTGCACAATTTTCTCGTCTCGTTCGGCATCATTCTGGGCCCGTTCGGGTCGCATTCGCTGTTTCCTGCTCTCAAGTCAGACCTCGCAGAGCCggaaaaattccaaaaatGTCTCTCCATCACGTACACTGTCGGCTTCCTTGCCGACTCCACCATGGCCATCGCCGGCTTCGCCATGTTTGGCGCAGGCATTCTCAACGAGATCACGCAGTCCGTCCTCGTCACCAAAGGATACCCGAACTTTGTGTATCTGCTGGTGAGTGTGTGCGTCTCTATGGTCCCGATAGCCAAGACACCGCTCAATGCGATGCCGGTGATCAATATtctggagtttgtgatGCACGTGTCGCCGCAGCAGATCGACTCGCCGtcgtttttccaaaaactgCTGCGCATAGCTGCCAAACTGCTCGTCAATATGTTGTTTGTGCTGATCGCCATCATCTACCCAGAattcgacaagatcattGGTCTGAGCGGCGCGTCGCTCTGCACCATCATCTGCATCATCCTGCCATGCGCGTTCTATCTCCGGCTGTGCCGCCCGGACAACGCCTGGTTCTACCACGCGGTGATCGCGGCCGCCGCAATCGTCGGCGTAGCTGCCACCACCGCAGCCATTACGGATTAA